A single region of the Brassica rapa cultivar Chiifu-401-42 chromosome A03, CAAS_Brap_v3.01, whole genome shotgun sequence genome encodes:
- the LOC103861286 gene encoding F-box protein At1g69090-like: MASLPLALAQSPPPLHCWSELPLDLMQLIFERLGFTDFERAKSVCSSWLSGSRQSKPNNKIPWMILLPKKKNYFLLFNPEDREEKLYKTQHLGDDFAHSVCFATCRSWLLMAILPVERLYILNLLTLERINLPISCGSYNTILWIDERSKDYLVIGEDLAYFKKGDNSWKKISEQLSGSLKGMVFKDHKLYGLTKEELRIFDFSGEFPMQVSRVNVGGCVKLKIKKIGGMRSPEPWKFYELRRRNNVVLTLGGDVLIVRSKSPCMSYSWNFRIFKMDSSNGKIKWKEIFSLGDEAIILDLGITVLAKDQEGITNNSIYFTAHEMDWFDNDIFVFNLDTNKVEQLPQLVSSISFSEAHWFLPSFRNG; this comes from the coding sequence ATGGCTTCACTACCATTAGCCTTAGCCcaatctcctcctcctcttcattGTTGGTCCGAGCTTCCTCTAGATCTCATGCAACTGATCTTCGAGCGCCTTGGATTTACCGATTTCGAACGAGCTAAATCAGTTTGTTCATCTTGGCTATCTGGTTCTAGACAATCTAAGCCAAACAATAAGATCCCTTGGATGATTCTACTCCCCAAGAAAAAGAATTACTTTCTCTTGTTCAATCCTGAAGATAGAGAAGAAAAACTCTACAAAACTCAACATCTTGGCGACGACTTTGCACATAGTGTATGTTTTGCGACTTGTAGAAGCTGGCTTTTGATGGCGATTTTACCTGTAGAACGTCTTTACATTTTAAATCTTTTAACCCTCGAGAGGATCAATCTACCTATATCGTGTGGATCTTACAATACGATATTGTGGATAGACGAGAGAAGCAAAGATTACCTTGTTATAGGAGAAGATCTTGCTTATTTCAAGAAAGGTGATAACTCGTGGAAAAAAATCTCTGAACAGTTGTCAGGTTCCCTAAAAGGCATGGTATTCAAAGATCACAAGCTCTATGGTCTCACCAAAGAAGAACTCCGAATTTTCGACTTTTCTGGTGAGTTTCCTATGCAAGTTTCCAGAGTTAATGTAGGGGGTTGcgtaaaactaaaaataaaaaaaataggcGGGATGAGATCGCCTGAACCATGGAAATTCTATGAGCTTCGCAGGAGGAATAATGTGGTACTCACTTTAGGAGGAGATGTCTTAATTGTAAGGAGCAAAAGTCCTTGTATGTCCTATTCATGGAACTTTAGAATCTTCAAGATGGATTCATCAAATGGAAAGATTAAATGGAAGGAGATTTTTTCTTTGGGAGATGAGGCgattattttagatttgggtATTACAGTGCTTGCCAAGGACCAGGAAGGCATCACTAATAACTCCATTTACTTCACTGCTCATGAGATGGATTGGTTCGACAATGACATCTTTGTATTCAATCTCGATACAAACAAGGTTGAACAACTACCACAACTTGTTTCCTCTATTTCATTCTCTGAAGCTCATTGGTTCTTACCAAGTTTCAGGAATGGGTGA